From the Alkalinema sp. FACHB-956 genome, one window contains:
- a CDS encoding AAA family ATPase, translating into MPIIAFVNQKGGCAKSTTSVHLAYWLTYKKKKNVLVIDADAQRSSSVWLASLEADIPFEVLQTPDDLLEQIPLLAARYEYLVVDAPAGLAEACRAILFRADLAIVPCQPTGIDLKSASDAVRIIRQAQSVRGGAPAAAIFLSRAVRGTRLLDEAIALLTKTNIPVLKTVIHQKQVIADTFGQSKVVWNLLGKSATESANEFDRLFKEIMRMLK; encoded by the coding sequence ATGCCTATTATTGCTTTTGTGAACCAAAAGGGAGGGTGTGCTAAGTCCACTACGAGTGTTCACTTGGCTTATTGGTTGACGTATAAAAAAAAGAAGAATGTTTTGGTGATCGATGCGGATGCTCAACGATCGTCGTCGGTGTGGCTGGCCAGTTTGGAGGCCGATATCCCATTTGAGGTTTTGCAGACTCCGGATGATCTCTTGGAACAGATTCCGCTGTTGGCAGCGCGATATGAATATTTGGTGGTGGATGCTCCGGCGGGGTTAGCGGAGGCTTGTCGGGCTATTTTGTTTCGGGCGGATTTGGCGATCGTGCCTTGTCAACCGACGGGGATTGATTTGAAGTCGGCCAGTGATGCTGTGAGAATTATTCGGCAGGCGCAATCTGTGCGAGGGGGCGCACCCGCTGCGGCTATTTTTCTGAGTCGGGCTGTGCGGGGAACACGCCTCCTGGATGAGGCGATCGCGCTGCTGACGAAGACCAACATCCCAGTTCTGAAAACAGTTATTCATCAAAAGCAGGTGATTGCAGACACTTTCGGCCAAAGTAAAGTAGTGTGGAACTTACTAGGAAAATCGGCTACGGAGTCTGCAAACGAGTTCGATCGACTGTTCAAAGAGATTATGAGGATGCTGAAATGA
- a CDS encoding CopG family transcriptional regulator encodes MTGKTRRTLNDSLAKEFVFEAKESTKTATQKTKATTTRTAKAKRTTSTKSANTESFDLLDTQLTKRKEGTVRITVDLTESMHRKLSIFAAKTGQKKAEIIRDLLGKVIHQVE; translated from the coding sequence ATGACGGGAAAAACTCGACGGACATTGAATGATTCTTTGGCGAAAGAGTTCGTTTTTGAGGCGAAAGAATCAACTAAAACAGCAACGCAGAAGACAAAAGCAACAACAACACGAACAGCTAAGGCTAAGCGCACTACCTCAACAAAAAGTGCAAATACTGAGAGCTTTGATTTGCTTGATACACAACTGACAAAACGTAAGGAAGGAACCGTTCGCATCACTGTTGATTTGACTGAGTCTATGCATCGAAAGCTGTCGATTTTTGCTGCCAAGACAGGGCAGAAAAAGGCAGAAATTATTAGAGATTTATTGGGTAAAGTAATTCATCAAGTGGAGTAG